In the Leifsonia sp. 466MF genome, one interval contains:
- a CDS encoding G5 domain-containing protein yields MARVGAKGWAAIGLGAALVLGVGIAANAANHPAAEDAAATSSTSSASASPSATPSPTPSVEVRTETADEVIPFAATNADDPGHDVGWSAVTTVGANGVKTKTYRVTYVDGVETSRELVSEAVTTAPVDQVTSVGSRQPAPPPPPAPAPAPAPAPAPAPGGGCDPNYTGACVPIASDVDCAGGSGNGPAYVQGPVTVVGSDIYDLDRDGDGTGCDG; encoded by the coding sequence GTGGCGCGCGTAGGAGCGAAGGGATGGGCGGCGATCGGACTCGGCGCGGCCCTGGTCCTCGGAGTGGGGATCGCGGCGAACGCGGCCAATCATCCTGCGGCGGAGGACGCCGCCGCGACGTCGTCCACCTCGTCGGCATCCGCATCCCCGTCCGCGACGCCGAGCCCGACGCCGAGCGTCGAGGTGCGTACCGAGACGGCGGACGAGGTCATCCCGTTCGCCGCCACGAACGCCGACGACCCCGGGCACGACGTCGGCTGGTCGGCCGTCACCACCGTCGGCGCCAACGGTGTGAAGACGAAGACCTATCGGGTCACGTACGTCGACGGGGTGGAGACCTCCCGCGAGCTGGTCTCCGAGGCGGTGACGACGGCGCCCGTGGACCAGGTCACCAGCGTCGGCAGCAGGCAGCCCGCCCCGCCGCCTCCTCCCGCGCCTGCGCCTGCGCCTGCGCCTGCTCCCGCGCCTGCGCCCGGTGGAGGCTGTGATCCGAACTACACCGGAGCCTGCGTTCCCATCGCCTCGGACGTGGACTGTGCGGGCGGCAGCGGAAACGGCCCCGCCTACGTGCAGGGACCGGTGACCGTGGTGGGTTCCGACATCTACGACCTCGACCGCGACGGCGACGGCACCGGCTGCGACGGCTGA
- a CDS encoding DsbA family protein: MREEAAKKAKRRKIIVQGSVIAGVIAVLAIIGVVIFTTVGTGGAGAANPKNMASGGILLESSSKAVTTPAIPSGGQPTPTKMELDGKTAHIQIWLDYQCPYCDQFETTNDDQIKQWMADGSATVEIHPVAILDSVQNKNYSTRAGAAASCVANSQPNKFWDVNSALFAKQPDEQTGTGLTNAEILSIFKDAGVTSKAVTDCVNNQTYADFVTAMTKDATTNSQLKNPTTGGFGTPTVFVNGERYQGGFTDASQFAAFTQAAVKDAGSGKTITFPTAK; encoded by the coding sequence ATGCGCGAAGAGGCCGCCAAGAAGGCCAAACGGCGCAAGATCATCGTTCAGGGATCGGTCATCGCCGGCGTCATCGCCGTGCTCGCCATCATCGGCGTCGTCATCTTCACCACGGTGGGAACCGGGGGCGCCGGAGCCGCGAACCCGAAGAACATGGCCAGCGGCGGCATCCTGCTCGAGTCGTCGAGCAAGGCCGTGACCACGCCGGCGATCCCGTCGGGCGGCCAGCCGACGCCGACCAAGATGGAGCTCGACGGCAAGACCGCGCACATCCAGATCTGGCTCGACTACCAGTGCCCCTACTGCGACCAGTTCGAGACCACGAACGACGACCAGATCAAGCAGTGGATGGCGGACGGCTCGGCGACCGTCGAGATCCACCCCGTCGCGATCCTCGACAGCGTGCAGAACAAGAACTACTCGACGCGCGCCGGCGCTGCCGCATCGTGCGTCGCCAACTCGCAGCCGAACAAGTTCTGGGACGTCAACTCCGCGCTCTTCGCGAAGCAGCCGGACGAGCAGACCGGCACCGGGCTCACGAACGCCGAGATCCTCAGCATCTTCAAGGATGCGGGCGTCACCTCCAAGGCCGTCACCGACTGCGTGAACAACCAGACGTACGCCGACTTCGTCACCGCGATGACGAAGGACGCGACGACCAACTCGCAGCTGAAGAACCCGACGACCGGCGGTTTCGGAACCCCGACCGTCTTCGTCAACGGCGAGCGCTACCAGGGCGGGTTCACCGACGCCTCGCAGTTCGCCGCGTTCACGCAGGCAGCCGTGAAGGACGCCGGCTCGGGCAAGACCATCACCTTCCCCACCGCTAAGTAG
- a CDS encoding class I SAM-dependent methyltransferase, translating to MPSDSEGHGTGAEPNEGRDTAGADYAERLRRLDTSWWRRTLNVQAPYRWNIRRLHLGRVLDVGSGLGRNLAHLGNNGVGVDHNAESVAIARARGLTSFTSDEFPSTEYAVPGAFDSLLLAHVVEHVDPDFAVELVQTYLPYVKPGGHVLFITPQERGYASDATHVAFTDFDGLHRLADRLGLTVEREYSFPLPRFAGKAFTYNEFVVLTRLPG from the coding sequence ATGCCGTCGGATTCCGAAGGGCACGGAACCGGCGCGGAGCCGAACGAGGGCCGCGACACCGCGGGCGCCGATTACGCGGAGCGCCTTCGTCGCCTGGACACCAGCTGGTGGCGCCGCACACTGAACGTGCAGGCGCCGTACCGCTGGAACATCCGCCGGCTGCACCTCGGACGGGTGCTGGATGTGGGGAGCGGCCTGGGCCGTAACCTGGCGCACCTCGGCAACAACGGTGTCGGCGTCGACCACAATGCGGAGTCCGTGGCGATCGCGCGGGCGCGCGGGCTGACCTCGTTCACGAGCGACGAGTTCCCCTCCACCGAGTACGCGGTGCCCGGCGCGTTCGACTCGCTGTTGCTCGCGCACGTCGTGGAGCACGTCGACCCGGACTTCGCGGTCGAGCTGGTGCAGACGTACCTTCCGTACGTGAAGCCAGGCGGTCACGTCCTCTTCATCACGCCGCAGGAGCGCGGCTACGCGAGCGACGCCACCCATGTCGCGTTCACCGACTTCGACGGCCTCCACCGCCTCGCCGACCGCCTGGGCCTCACGGTCGAGCGGGAGTACTCGTTCCCGCTCCCGCGCTTCGCGGGCAAGGCGTTCACCTACAACGAGTTCGTCGTGCTCACCCGCCTGCCGGGCTGA
- a CDS encoding TetR/AcrR family transcriptional regulator, with amino-acid sequence MDTDRRTRLTPDERRGQLVALGVAFLADNPLDQLSIEELSARAGVSRGLLFHYFGSKQGLHREVVRTARDSMLHATEPVAGLAPLDRLHDTLERIVAFVREHSGTFYSLVRGIASGDTEVRQVVEEARGEQADRVIAVFLELGVPDTVLLRIALRSWIAFAEEALVESAIGTDLPSEEIVGFLERSACGVVDALG; translated from the coding sequence ATGGACACCGACCGGCGCACACGGCTCACGCCGGACGAGCGTCGCGGGCAGCTCGTCGCGCTCGGGGTGGCGTTCCTCGCCGACAACCCGCTGGACCAGCTCTCCATCGAGGAGCTGTCGGCGCGCGCGGGCGTCTCGCGCGGGCTCCTGTTCCACTACTTCGGGTCGAAGCAGGGGCTCCATCGGGAGGTCGTGCGGACGGCCCGCGACAGCATGCTGCACGCCACGGAACCGGTCGCCGGCCTCGCGCCGCTGGACCGCCTCCACGACACGCTGGAGCGCATCGTCGCCTTCGTGCGCGAGCACAGTGGGACGTTCTACTCGCTGGTGCGCGGCATCGCCTCGGGAGATACGGAGGTGCGCCAGGTCGTGGAGGAGGCCCGCGGGGAGCAGGCGGATCGAGTGATCGCGGTGTTCCTCGAACTGGGCGTGCCGGACACCGTGCTGCTGCGCATCGCGCTGCGATCGTGGATCGCGTTCGCCGAGGAGGCGCTCGTCGAGAGCGCGATCGGCACCGACCTGCCGTCGGAGGAGATCGTCGGCTTCCTCGAGCGGAGCGCCTGCGGAGTGGTGGATGCGCTGGGCTAG